The following proteins are encoded in a genomic region of Leptospira yasudae:
- a CDS encoding CbtB domain-containing protein — translation MRTVSTSVERNKDLSVSLDPFLTVSLIFVSLFVIYIVGLEPMPELHASFHDIRHATGFPCH, via the coding sequence ATGCGTACCGTTTCTACGTCCGTGGAACGGAACAAGGATCTTTCCGTGTCATTAGATCCGTTCCTGACCGTATCGTTGATTTTTGTTTCTTTGTTCGTGATTTATATCGTCGGCTTGGAACCGATGCCCGAACTGCACGCGTCGTTTCACGATATACGACACGCGACCGGATTTCCCTGTCACTGA
- a CDS encoding CbtA family protein, translated as MKGILLQRLVLGSKAGLIAGLTYGILLQFLVGPLILKAETFETKTETTSAHSHSHGTGVKAHHHHETTVSEGDSSAPSGKRFLWTWIGCLLLGLAFGILATLAHCILEFRNILSSEFFSASWKPSLLIAVSGFLIFFGIPSLGLPPQLPGVIGSEEDFESRQFWWLQSVGLSSIGLILSLYLQIRFPKERSIALLLCVLLWILLFGFLFWIPGVPPYSTETPVPNSLRVEFVFNSILANLVFWSVIGFLVTRFLRTKQNVFVSAETGRA; from the coding sequence ATGAAAGGAATCCTTTTACAGAGACTCGTCTTAGGATCTAAGGCGGGTTTGATCGCCGGTTTGACGTACGGAATCTTACTTCAATTCCTAGTCGGACCGTTGATCCTCAAGGCCGAAACTTTCGAAACGAAAACGGAGACGACTTCCGCGCATTCGCATTCTCATGGTACCGGAGTCAAAGCGCACCATCATCACGAAACGACCGTTTCAGAAGGGGATTCTTCCGCTCCTTCTGGGAAACGTTTTTTGTGGACTTGGATCGGCTGCCTTCTTTTGGGTCTTGCCTTCGGGATTCTCGCGACCTTAGCGCATTGTATTTTAGAATTTAGGAATATTCTATCTTCTGAATTCTTTTCTGCGTCCTGGAAACCTTCCCTTTTGATCGCCGTTTCCGGATTCCTGATCTTTTTCGGAATTCCATCTTTGGGCCTTCCTCCGCAACTTCCCGGAGTGATCGGCTCGGAAGAAGACTTCGAATCCAGGCAATTCTGGTGGCTGCAATCGGTCGGTTTGTCTTCGATCGGTTTGATTCTTAGCTTGTATTTGCAGATACGCTTTCCGAAAGAGAGAAGCATAGCACTTCTACTTTGCGTTTTGTTATGGATTCTGTTGTTCGGTTTTCTGTTTTGGATTCCGGGAGTTCCTCCGTATTCGACCGAAACGCCCGTCCCGAATTCACTCCGAGTGGAATTCGTTTTCAACAGTATCCTCGCGAACCTCGTTTTTTGGAGCGTGATCGGATTTCTGGTAACGCGTTTCCTAAGAACAAAACAAAACGTTTTTGTCTCAGCGGAAACGGGAAGGGCGTAA